The sequence GCATGTCCTTAATGTCCGAGTCCTTAATCTTTATGTGAGCGATCGTAGCTCTCACCCCACCAATGTGTACTAACGTCATTAGGTTCACCCGACGCCCAGGCGCCCATGTCCATTGCGCCGAGGCAGAATCCGATCTGTGGCTCTGCCGGATCAAATTTCCCTTCCATTCTGCTAACGATGCTGTTCCAAAGCAAAACGATCACGTCGAAGGCCTGGTAGCCGCCGCTGCCGCCGGGCGGCGGAGCCATACTCCCCAGTGGATAAAATGGATGCCATGCCAGCGCATTTTGTGCGCGGTAACTGGCGGAGGATGAAAACGGATAGCGGCCGCGAGATAGCGCCTTGGCCTGAAATGCCGCAGTGAGGTTTGAGTCCGGGTTGAGCGCGCCCATCATCTCGGTGATGCCGATGATAATGCTGTTCGCAATCGGGACTTTGAGAGGATAACTCCATAAGATTTCAATCGACAGAATCGTGTTGTCCTGAATGGTTTTATTGGTTAGGCCTCCCTTGAGAACGTCGTTGCTAAGGTCGTCGCCTCCAGTGGCAGCGGTAACGCCAAGTGGCGTCCGAAATCGCATGTAATCGGAAGGTAATTTAAGAATGCCGTAATCCAGTCCTTGCAACTCGATGGCGCCGGACTCTAGAAAAGCTGCCTGGGTTGGGTTGTGATACAGAATGCAGGAGTTGAACATGGCGTCTTTATAGGCGGCTACCTGCGCTTCGACCACGGCCAGTTTCCCGGTACCGCTTCCCATGTACATTGGGGTAATGCCGTTAATGAAACCCTGCAATACCGAGCTGTCGCCGTAGCGCATGAGGCCTTGGATGAACGCCCAGACTGCAGGAGTGACTTTGGTTTTTGCCGTTCCCAGAAAGGACGAAACGCCGCCCGGTTTGTTTGCTGCCTCGCTGCCGTCACCGCCCGAGGCACCGACGTCACTGTCGGCAGCGGGGCCGTCCATCACACCACCGGCCTGACTGGCCCCTGCCAGTTCACTACCGGGTGTTGTCACCGTGGAGATAACATCACGGCCGGAAGCGTCGGTGCTATGGACAATTTTTCCTACTGCTGCATAGCCGAGGTTGCCAAGCTGGGCGGTGAGAGGATCGGTAACAAAGCGTGGGACAACTCTGCCGTTGCTCATAGCCCCTATGCGGGCAGCTTCCTGAACCGCAAAATTATGGGCTAGTTTGGCCCGATACATGAGCATCAGTTGAAGGCAAAGCAGGGCGAAAATCAGCACGACAGGAATCGCGATGACGAATTCTACGAGGCTGGCACCTCGGTGTAGTTTGGACTTACGTCTATTTTTTCTCAGCATGGGCGCTAGTCTTTGAAGATTTCAGGATGTTGATTAAATAGGCGTGGAAACAACACCAAGTCCCTGGATATAACTAAAATTCAAATGCCGAATGGCGTCTAACAGCACGCTTAAAACCGAGACACCGTCCACGGAAACAAATAGAACCAAGGCCACGAACACCAGCAATATGGAATATTCGACCGCAATTTGGCCTCGCTCGGTCCGGTGGAAACTGGTCTTATTCATCAAAATCCTCCTCGCAGAAAATGCTCGCCTGGCGGCTGATGCAGCCCGGTCGGGCCTAAACTTCGGCTCATCGGGTAATCCAGTTCACAACAATAAAAGTCTGTCCGGCCTTGCGGGTGAAGGTATAGGTTGCTTCGTGATTTTGGCCCGAGACGAACTTGATGACCGTTCCCTTGTTATCCTCCGCAACCCTTCTGTACGCGACTTTCCAGGCCTCCGCAGCGCGATCTTCCTCGTAGAAAGCGATGTTCTGTTCAAGGTCAAAATTGTTCGTCATCGTTGTCATAATCGATTCACCCGCCTTATCCACAGTCCGCACTTCGTTCAAAACGACTGTGCCGGAAGGTTTGCGCAAATGTTTCGCCAGCACCGGTGCCTTCGAGTCGATATCGGCTTTCATTCGGTTCGGAAGGTCTGACAAACTGAGATAGCCTTCCGTCGTCTTGCTACTGCTACTGCTGAGATTGGCT is a genomic window of Glaciimonas sp. PAMC28666 containing:
- a CDS encoding TadE/TadG family type IV pilus assembly protein codes for the protein MLRKNRRKSKLHRGASLVEFVIAIPVVLIFALLCLQLMLMYRAKLAHNFAVQEAARIGAMSNGRVVPRFVTDPLTAQLGNLGYAAVGKIVHSTDASGRDVISTVTTPGSELAGASQAGGVMDGPAADSDVGASGGDGSEAANKPGGVSSFLGTAKTKVTPAVWAFIQGLMRYGDSSVLQGFINGITPMYMGSGTGKLAVVEAQVAAYKDAMFNSCILYHNPTQAAFLESGAIELQGLDYGILKLPSDYMRFRTPLGVTAATGGDDLSNDVLKGGLTNKTIQDNTILSIEILWSYPLKVPIANSIIIGITEMMGALNPDSNLTAAFQAKALSRGRYPFSSSASYRAQNALAWHPFYPLGSMAPPPGGSGGYQAFDVIVLLWNSIVSRMEGKFDPAEPQIGFCLGAMDMGAWASGEPNDVSTHWWGESYDRSHKD
- a CDS encoding Flp family type IVb pilin, whose amino-acid sequence is MNKTSFHRTERGQIAVEYSILLVFVALVLFVSVDGVSVLSVLLDAIRHLNFSYIQGLGVVSTPI